In Thermococcus stetteri, the following proteins share a genomic window:
- a CDS encoding MFS transporter, with protein MPKREKAVLQGKRERTLKFKKLRIKRRNVFILAVAMFIANVAFGMAFPYLSVYMQYLGATMFMVGLLSVAFNLTSTVFQYPFGWLSDATRNRKGFIAFGTASIGLFYLMMAMVSAPLQVLILRTLQGVFGSAMMPAHSALISELSTRAGSIFGLFNSIENAGYMVGNFVGSVVVKYLGIRNLFVISGLLLFLSAGIVLLIRERPAGRRSLIGMILVQEGRESWRATVRSSAFRKLMRGHMGLFYLTVFLVMVASGQFYSVSSIYFKEVFGEWSVGVLFGIESLAAALTGYFLGRLIDKYGAKKFYLTAIAGYALAFVLYALVRNVWLAFGVAFLSGIKWILTINSTSAYVAQKVAVSERAQGMGLLNGMMSLGWVVGPLIGGYLSGISFQLNFFSTVVPLSIAFVLALRLPE; from the coding sequence ATGCCGAAGAGGGAAAAAGCAGTACTCCAGGGAAAGCGCGAAAGAACCCTCAAGTTCAAAAAACTCAGGATTAAGAGAAGGAACGTCTTCATATTAGCCGTCGCCATGTTCATCGCCAACGTGGCCTTTGGAATGGCTTTTCCATACCTTAGCGTCTACATGCAATACCTAGGTGCGACGATGTTCATGGTCGGTCTCCTGAGCGTGGCCTTCAACCTCACCTCAACGGTCTTCCAGTACCCCTTTGGCTGGCTCTCCGACGCAACGAGGAACAGAAAGGGCTTCATAGCCTTCGGCACGGCATCGATTGGGCTTTTCTACTTGATGATGGCCATGGTCTCGGCACCGCTTCAGGTTCTCATCCTCAGGACGCTCCAGGGTGTCTTCGGCTCGGCCATGATGCCGGCTCACTCCGCGCTAATCTCCGAGCTCTCCACTCGAGCCGGCTCAATCTTCGGCCTCTTCAACTCCATAGAGAACGCCGGCTACATGGTGGGCAACTTCGTAGGCTCTGTTGTGGTCAAATACCTCGGTATAAGGAACCTCTTCGTCATCTCCGGCCTTCTCCTGTTCCTTTCGGCTGGGATAGTTCTCCTCATCAGGGAGAGACCCGCCGGGAGGAGGAGCCTCATCGGCATGATACTCGTCCAGGAGGGAAGGGAGAGCTGGAGGGCAACGGTTAGGAGTTCAGCCTTCAGGAAGCTTATGAGGGGCCACATGGGGCTGTTTTACCTAACCGTATTCCTCGTGATGGTCGCCAGCGGGCAGTTCTACAGCGTCTCCTCGATCTACTTCAAAGAGGTCTTCGGGGAGTGGAGCGTTGGCGTTCTCTTCGGAATAGAGAGCCTCGCGGCGGCACTGACTGGCTACTTCCTGGGGAGGTTGATAGACAAATACGGGGCGAAGAAGTTCTACCTGACGGCGATAGCCGGCTATGCACTTGCCTTCGTTCTCTATGCTCTCGTCAGGAACGTCTGGCTGGCTTTCGGAGTTGCGTTCCTGTCTGGGATTAAGTGGATACTGACGATAAACTCCACCTCGGCCTACGTTGCCCAGAAGGTCGCCGTATCCGAGCGCGCCCAGGGCATGGGGCTCCTAAACGGTATGATGAGCCTCGGCTGGGTGGTTGGGCCGCTTATAGGCGGATACCTCTCAGGGATAAGCTTCCAGCTCAACTTCTTCAGCACGGTAGTGCCACTCTCAATAGCGTTTGTCCTGGCTCTAAGACTTCCAGAATGA